One segment of Anopheles stephensi strain Indian chromosome 3, UCI_ANSTEP_V1.0, whole genome shotgun sequence DNA contains the following:
- the LOC118510121 gene encoding adenylate cyclase type 10-like isoform X2, which produces MLELMPSSKADFGSARLKKAVDKELFVSRCRNRLKGKKNLKKYLPERFSFLYQFLWNQMPSNLYENIMGKLNKSHQEFTTKVISSMVPDEVLYSPDDYKTSKFMTAMMFVDVSGFTDLSELYHNPENGGASKLSQVLNTYLGGIVNEILGHGGDILKFSGDAILVLFKANSSVSLPDAIHRAIDTAIIIQLSYGRYKTDVGVTLRNKIAISAGEVHFSLVGNESFSHYVVAGQPVWKVKLAERMALAGDIIVTYYAWSYIHDNEYVWESCADKMHLKIKGFTSYWRSTKRLNFADAAYRDDEEDEDLFVQDDAIKIDSEMIAIRPRLKYVTPHVVSSSLQKFLIKPVLNAVENNEPLELLTEMRQIVTVFLNIVLKPRDVTALIKEINSIFTTVCKIVEGYEGIVNKLSLFDKDVMFLIIFGLRGLKHEMDSQLALHCACEIQDTYAKNPSIISASIGITTGIAYCGIVGHTVRREYSAIGVHVNKAARLMMAYPHKVTCDKSTFMMSKLDPAHFTLQDAIQLKGLHNVGPIYEFREFIAERELLKPMVYNYPLVDRDQFIEIFQEMIDDGMVIAQQCTRSDFPNDQWIQNCLLIRGEAQMGKTRLVNEFFYIALRNKHISSLCFSLSLKDSKKPYSAASLCISRPLGFTETITTVTRQNRMKLYLREHKMEQHLSLLNEVLGTNFIVTEATASLNQTEKDSARKELFRFLCQKTFQNLWVLIIDDAEFIDDESFDLFDAIWEMPQIITVLTVGYQKRLSPARIRVLDSPNVCQVKLPPIETLLHKAVACQFLNVNAIPLDLERLLHTISNGNPGWINTFLLCLRQSGILRVKRMGYCEAQTEGYVFCDSSFLQRDSIKSSSTIRPSLSDWRLFESSFDVGDPLLYPGDQTPSLFNKIVDVAYLTDAVDTKDYYTSRNLEAFHLMLYDSLSAFEQLVCKCAAFLGQKFLRASLMYTMATESEWDVAIAMKKLFDLQILSCAIGDFSEGFRLAQRNVNSSWLGRGECACIALEIDRACKDLPKYAVCGYSKFNSSEFHSTVYNLVTVEQKKQYHSNALEFIESETKKCNSCGAVPFKNLMSCEETYEVQVGCQRSEELDGNEMLLQYSTSRFSLYSSQQSFIFGCFKRRRSSSRRAPVLSYKAYSFVSCNCNMILYGMFSEIVLHSKGAGMLEKCVEASIEWARICIKLSNIPKAISILEDAAKMMTQIDKAENIALVTYLKGRLYTLEAKGRYGLEQFERSLELYYRASRTLGMNFPRHRSLVRLKSRFYLGKVKKYLDPNGQEKTPSTKSLFYSLIVSQIASCFNGMHKLFVKLRDWDRATLAAIWSLKHALRYRKSSTVLVKSFANFFHTAYHVGFSESTAWMQERSLEIVAENVRRIDADYLDAIVRYYTALFLCQTVRSKKVLSIELGKVVLQINDRLQYQSCEWDIIPILCEVLLSNRRIAETVQTLWTLQKLIIHQQYRTGHIWYYAICLDVLLDTSCCIESYRRCENFYFKNRESFLAQRNSFASARLFANLWLWCVRYGAWVAADNWLVLLRENFVLSMHDSTININTAIRIVEGMVLTLIYHIEARNTAQIRRVRAGIETLLASIEQALSINRNHVARFELMRIYYRQVVDPAGGGNVRRQLAAAAKRAQSRNDHLCHDHIQHTAKFWNRELPPALETFWLDHAAGSDRMDGTSRSQSFAAGSLFDISSEQLYDFTSCILHHEQIYPYSLPLSRAR; this is translated from the exons ATGCTGGAATTAA tGCCCTCATCTAAAGCGGATTTCGGATCGGCCCGACTGAAGAAGGCGGTGGATAAGGAACTGTTCGTTTCACGATGCCGAAACCGATTGAAAGGG AAGAAGAACCTAAAGAAATACCTCCCAGAACGGTTCAGCTTTCTGTATCAGTTCCTCTGGAACCAGATGCCATCCAACCTGTACGAGAACATTATGGGCAAGTTGAACAAATCGCACCAGGAGTTTACGACCAAAGTCATCAGTTCGATGGTACCGGACGAGGTGCTGTACAGTCCGGATGATTATAAAACGAGCAAATTTATGACCGCAATGATGTTTGTCGATGTTTCCG GATTCACCGATCTTTCCGAATTGTACCACAATCCCGAAAACGGTGGAGCTTCTAAACTGTCCCAAGTCCTTAACACCTACCTCGGAGGGATCGTGAACGAAATACTAGGCCATGGTGGAGATATTCTCAAATTCTCGGGCGACGCTATCCTGGTACTGTTCAAGGCAAACTCGTCCGTATCGTTGCCGGATGCGATTCATCGTGCGATCGATACAGCGATCATTATACAGCTTTCCTATGGACGTTACAAGACGGATGTTGGTGTAACTTTGAGGAACAAGATTGCTATTTCTGCTGGTGAGGTACACTTTTCGCTGGTGGGAAATGAATCCTTTTCCCACTATGTCGTAGCCGGTCAGCCGGTGTGGAAAGTGAAGCTGGCGGAACGAATGGCACTGGCGGGCGATATCATCGTTACGTACTATG CATGGAGCTACATTCACGACAATGAGTATGTTTGGGAGTCTTGTGCGGATAAGATGCATCTGAAGATCAAAGGATTTACCAGCTATTGGCGATCGACGAAGCGGTTAAACTTTGCCGATGCAGCGTACCGGGACGATGAAGAGGACGAAGATCTGTTTGTCCAGGACGATGCAATCAAGATCGATAGCGAAATGATTGCCA TTCGTCCTCGTCTCAAATATGTAACGCCACACGTTGTGTCCTCGTCATTGCAAAAGTTCCTCATCAAACCCGTGCTGAATGCGGTCGAAAACAACGAACCGCTCGAACTGTTGACCGAAATGCGTCAAATTGTGACGGTATTTTTAAACATCGTACTGAAACCGCGCGATGTGACCGCTCTGATCAAAGAAATTAATTCCATTTTCACTACCGTTTGCAA GATCGTCGAAGGATACGAAGGCATCGTAAATAAACTGTCCCTCTTCGACAAGGATGTTatgtttttgattatttttggaTTGCGCGGCCTAAAGCATGAAATGGACAGTCAGCTTGCGTTGCACTGTGCCTGCGAGATACAGGACACGTACGCGAAGAATCCATCGATCATTTCGGCCTCGATCGGTATTACCACCGGCATAGCGTACTGTGGTATCGTTGGGCATACGGTACGGCGCGAATATTCGGCAATTGGGGTGCACGTTAACAAAGCGGCCCGCTTGATGATGGCCTACCCGCATAAGGTAACCTGCGATAAGAGCACGTTCATGATGAGCAAACTGGACCCGGCTCACTTTACGCTGCAAGATGCAATTCAGCTGAAGGGATTGCACAACGTCGGACCGATTTATGAGTTTCGGGAATTTATAGC GGAACGCGAACTGCTTAAGCCGATGGTGTACAACTACCCGCTAGTCGATCGAGACCAGTTCATCGAAATCTTCCAGGAAATGATCGACGATGGTATGGTGATTGCCCAACAGTGCACTAGAAGCGATTTTCCAAACGATCAGTGGATTCAAAATTGTCTGTTAATACGGGGCGAAGCGCAGATGGGTAAAACGCGTCTGGTGAATGAATTTTTCTACATTGCGCTacgaaacaaacacataaGCTCGCTATGCTTCTCGCTTAGCTTAAAGGATTCAAAA AAACCATACTCCGCGGCCAGCCTTTGCATTTCACGCCCTCTTGGATTCACCGAAACGATAACGACCGTTACGAGGCAAAACCGCATGAAGCTATACCTGCGGGAGCATAAAATGGAGCAACATTTATCGCTGCTGAACGAGGTACTTGGCACCAACTTTATCGTAACGGAAGCGACCGCCAGTTTAAACCAAACGGAAAAGGATTCCGCTAGAAAAGAGCTGTTCCGGTTTCTCTGTCAAAAG ACTTTCCAAAACCTTTGGGTGCTGATAATCGACGACGCAGAATTTATAGACGACGAATCGTTCGATCTATTTGACGCCATCTGGGAAATGCCACAGATCATTACGGTTCTAACGGTCGGCTACCAGAAACGGTTGAGCCCGGCACGCATTCGCGTTCTCGACAGTCCCAATGTGTGCCAAGTGAAGCTGCCGCCGATAGAGACGCTGCTGCACAAAGCGGTCGCTTGCCAATTTCTGAACGTTAATGCTATTCCACTGGACCTAGAACG GCTATTGCACACCATCAGCAACGGGAATCCAGGCTGGATCAACACGTTTCTGCTATGCTTGCGTCAGAGCGGTATCCTGCGCGTGAAGCGCATGGGTTACTGTGAGGCCCAAACCGAAGGGTACGTGTTTTGCGATTCGTCGTTCCTGCAGCGGGACAGCATCAAGTCTAGCTCGACAATCCGGCCGAGCCTATCCGACTGGCGGCTGTTCGAATCGTCGTTCGACGTTGGCGATCCGCTGCTCTATCCGGGCGATCAGACACCGTCACTGTTCAACAAGATCGTAGACGTTGCGTACCTGACAGACGCGGTCGACACGAAGGATTACTACACCTCCCGCAACCTGGAAGCGTTCCATCTGATGCTGTACGATTCGCTGTCCGCCTTCGAGCAGCTCGTATGCAAATGTGCCGCCTTTTTGGGGCAAAAGTTTCTGCGCGCCTCGCTCATGTATACGATGGCTACCGAGAGTGAGTGGGATGTGGCAATCG CAATGAAGAAACTGTTTGACCTTCAAATCCTGTCGTGCGCAATCGGTGACTTTAGCGAAGGTTTCCGGTTAGCGCAGCGGAACGTGAACAGCAGCTGGCTGGGACGCGGTGAATGCGCCTGCATCGCTCTCGAGATAGATC GTGCCTGCAAAGATCTGCCGAAGTACGCGGTTTGCGGATACTCTAAATTCAATTCCAGTGAGTTCCACAGCACGGTGTATAATTTGGTAACGGTGGAGCAGAAGAAGCAGTACCACAGCAATGCGCTGGAGTTtattgaaagtgaaacaaaaaa ATGTAATTCCTGTGGAGCTGTGCCGTTTAAGAACCTGATGAGCTGTGAGGAAACGTACGAAGTACAGGTTGGCTGTCAGAGGTCAGAAGAACTGGATGGCAATGAAATGTTACTTCAATACAGCACGAGT AGATTTTCGTTGTACTCTTCTCAGC AATCATTCATATTCGGCTGCTTTAAACGGCGCCGTAGCTCATCGCGCCGCGCACCGGTCCTCAGCTACAAAGCGTACAGCTTTGTCTcctgcaactgcaacatgaTCCTTTACGGGATGTTTAGCGAGATAGTGCTGCACAGTAAAGGGGCCGGCATGTTGGAGAAATGTGTTGAGGCTAGCATCGAGTGGGCACGGATCTGCATCAAACTGTCCAACATTCCGAAAGCGATCTCCATTCTTGAGGATGCAGCAAAAATGATGACT caaaTTGATAAGGCCGAAAACATTGCGCTCGTCACCTACCTGAAGGGCCGTCTTTACACGCTGGAAGCGAAAGGAAGGTACGGTTTGGAGCAGTTTGAGCGTTCCCTGGAGCTGTACTACCGTGCTTCTCGAACGCTTGGGATGAATTTTCCACGCCACCG GTCGTTGGTGCGGCTGAAGAGCAGATTTTATTTGGGGAAGGTGAAGAAATATCTTGATCCCAATGGGCAAGAAAAAACGCCCTCTACCAAGAGCCTTTTCTATAGTTTGATCGTATCACAGATCGCTAGTTGCTTCAACGGTATGCACAAACTGTTTGTGAAGCTGCGTGACTGGGATCGAGCCACGCTTGCTGCTATCTGGAGTCTTAAGCATGCGCTACGCTACCGGAAGAGTAGCACCGTGTTGGTGAAGTCATTTGCCAACTTTTTCCATACAG CCTATCACGTTGGATTCTCCGAAAGCACAGCCTGGATGCAGGAACGATCGCTGGAAATAGTGGCGGAGAACGTGCGCCGAATCGATGCAGACTATCTGGATGCGATTGTTCGTTACTATACGGCTCTCTTTCTATGCCA GACCGTACGCTCGAAGAAAGTCCTCTCGATTGAGCTCGGGAAGGTTGTGCTGCAAATAAACGATAGGTTGCAGTACCAATCGTGCGAATGGGACATCATTCCCATACTCTGTGAGGTGCTGCTGTCGAACCGCCGAATCGCCGAAACAGTGCAAACGCTTTGGACGCTCCAGAAGCTGATCATCCATCAGCAGTACCGCACCGGACACATCTGGTACTATGCGATCTGTCTCGATGTGCTGCTCGATACGAGCTGCTGCATAGAGTCGTACCGGAGGTGTGAGAATTTCTACTTCAAGAACCGCGAATCCTTTCTGGCCCAACGGAACAGCTTTGCCAGTGCGCGACTCTTTGCAAATCTGTGGCTGTGGTGCGTCCGGTACGGTGCCTGGGTAGCGGCCGACAAttggttggtgctgctgcgggAAAATTTTGTACTGAGCATGCACGACTCTACGATCAACATTAACACGGCGATCCGCATTGTGGAGGGTATGGTGCTGACTCTGATCTACCACATCGAGGCGCGTAATACGGCCCAGATTCGGCGGGTGCGGGCCGGCATCGAGACGCTGCTGGCGAGCATCGAGCAGGCGCTATCCATCAACCGGAATCACGTGGCGCGGTTCGAGCTGATGCGCATCTACTACCGCCAAGTGGTGGAtccggccggtggtggtaacGTCCGCCGGCAGCTGGCGGCGGCCGCCAAACGCGCCCAGAGTCGGAACGATCATCTCTGCCACGATCATATCCAGCACACGGCcaag TTTTGGAATCGGGAGCTGCCGCCGGCGTTGGAAACCTTCTGGCTGGATCACGCTGCCGGAAGTGATCGTATGGATGGGACGAGCCGCAGCCAGAGCTTCGCGGCCGGCTCACTGTTCGACATCAGCAGCGAGCAGCTGTACGACTTTACCAGCTGTATTTTGCATCACGAACAGATCTACCCGTATTCATTGCCACTGTCAAGAGCTCGTTGA
- the LOC118510121 gene encoding adenylate cyclase type 10-like isoform X1, which translates to MLELSTKLAFLTNRLTIDYILFFSVPSSKADFGSARLKKAVDKELFVSRCRNRLKGKKNLKKYLPERFSFLYQFLWNQMPSNLYENIMGKLNKSHQEFTTKVISSMVPDEVLYSPDDYKTSKFMTAMMFVDVSGFTDLSELYHNPENGGASKLSQVLNTYLGGIVNEILGHGGDILKFSGDAILVLFKANSSVSLPDAIHRAIDTAIIIQLSYGRYKTDVGVTLRNKIAISAGEVHFSLVGNESFSHYVVAGQPVWKVKLAERMALAGDIIVTYYAWSYIHDNEYVWESCADKMHLKIKGFTSYWRSTKRLNFADAAYRDDEEDEDLFVQDDAIKIDSEMIAIRPRLKYVTPHVVSSSLQKFLIKPVLNAVENNEPLELLTEMRQIVTVFLNIVLKPRDVTALIKEINSIFTTVCKIVEGYEGIVNKLSLFDKDVMFLIIFGLRGLKHEMDSQLALHCACEIQDTYAKNPSIISASIGITTGIAYCGIVGHTVRREYSAIGVHVNKAARLMMAYPHKVTCDKSTFMMSKLDPAHFTLQDAIQLKGLHNVGPIYEFREFIAERELLKPMVYNYPLVDRDQFIEIFQEMIDDGMVIAQQCTRSDFPNDQWIQNCLLIRGEAQMGKTRLVNEFFYIALRNKHISSLCFSLSLKDSKKPYSAASLCISRPLGFTETITTVTRQNRMKLYLREHKMEQHLSLLNEVLGTNFIVTEATASLNQTEKDSARKELFRFLCQKTFQNLWVLIIDDAEFIDDESFDLFDAIWEMPQIITVLTVGYQKRLSPARIRVLDSPNVCQVKLPPIETLLHKAVACQFLNVNAIPLDLERLLHTISNGNPGWINTFLLCLRQSGILRVKRMGYCEAQTEGYVFCDSSFLQRDSIKSSSTIRPSLSDWRLFESSFDVGDPLLYPGDQTPSLFNKIVDVAYLTDAVDTKDYYTSRNLEAFHLMLYDSLSAFEQLVCKCAAFLGQKFLRASLMYTMATESEWDVAIAMKKLFDLQILSCAIGDFSEGFRLAQRNVNSSWLGRGECACIALEIDRACKDLPKYAVCGYSKFNSSEFHSTVYNLVTVEQKKQYHSNALEFIESETKKCNSCGAVPFKNLMSCEETYEVQVGCQRSEELDGNEMLLQYSTSRFSLYSSQQSFIFGCFKRRRSSSRRAPVLSYKAYSFVSCNCNMILYGMFSEIVLHSKGAGMLEKCVEASIEWARICIKLSNIPKAISILEDAAKMMTQIDKAENIALVTYLKGRLYTLEAKGRYGLEQFERSLELYYRASRTLGMNFPRHRSLVRLKSRFYLGKVKKYLDPNGQEKTPSTKSLFYSLIVSQIASCFNGMHKLFVKLRDWDRATLAAIWSLKHALRYRKSSTVLVKSFANFFHTAYHVGFSESTAWMQERSLEIVAENVRRIDADYLDAIVRYYTALFLCQTVRSKKVLSIELGKVVLQINDRLQYQSCEWDIIPILCEVLLSNRRIAETVQTLWTLQKLIIHQQYRTGHIWYYAICLDVLLDTSCCIESYRRCENFYFKNRESFLAQRNSFASARLFANLWLWCVRYGAWVAADNWLVLLRENFVLSMHDSTININTAIRIVEGMVLTLIYHIEARNTAQIRRVRAGIETLLASIEQALSINRNHVARFELMRIYYRQVVDPAGGGNVRRQLAAAAKRAQSRNDHLCHDHIQHTAKFWNRELPPALETFWLDHAAGSDRMDGTSRSQSFAAGSLFDISSEQLYDFTSCILHHEQIYPYSLPLSRAR; encoded by the exons ATGCTGGAATTAAGTACGAAATTGGCCTTTTTAACAAACCGTTTGACAATCGactacattttgtttttttcagtGCCCTCATCTAAAGCGGATTTCGGATCGGCCCGACTGAAGAAGGCGGTGGATAAGGAACTGTTCGTTTCACGATGCCGAAACCGATTGAAAGGG AAGAAGAACCTAAAGAAATACCTCCCAGAACGGTTCAGCTTTCTGTATCAGTTCCTCTGGAACCAGATGCCATCCAACCTGTACGAGAACATTATGGGCAAGTTGAACAAATCGCACCAGGAGTTTACGACCAAAGTCATCAGTTCGATGGTACCGGACGAGGTGCTGTACAGTCCGGATGATTATAAAACGAGCAAATTTATGACCGCAATGATGTTTGTCGATGTTTCCG GATTCACCGATCTTTCCGAATTGTACCACAATCCCGAAAACGGTGGAGCTTCTAAACTGTCCCAAGTCCTTAACACCTACCTCGGAGGGATCGTGAACGAAATACTAGGCCATGGTGGAGATATTCTCAAATTCTCGGGCGACGCTATCCTGGTACTGTTCAAGGCAAACTCGTCCGTATCGTTGCCGGATGCGATTCATCGTGCGATCGATACAGCGATCATTATACAGCTTTCCTATGGACGTTACAAGACGGATGTTGGTGTAACTTTGAGGAACAAGATTGCTATTTCTGCTGGTGAGGTACACTTTTCGCTGGTGGGAAATGAATCCTTTTCCCACTATGTCGTAGCCGGTCAGCCGGTGTGGAAAGTGAAGCTGGCGGAACGAATGGCACTGGCGGGCGATATCATCGTTACGTACTATG CATGGAGCTACATTCACGACAATGAGTATGTTTGGGAGTCTTGTGCGGATAAGATGCATCTGAAGATCAAAGGATTTACCAGCTATTGGCGATCGACGAAGCGGTTAAACTTTGCCGATGCAGCGTACCGGGACGATGAAGAGGACGAAGATCTGTTTGTCCAGGACGATGCAATCAAGATCGATAGCGAAATGATTGCCA TTCGTCCTCGTCTCAAATATGTAACGCCACACGTTGTGTCCTCGTCATTGCAAAAGTTCCTCATCAAACCCGTGCTGAATGCGGTCGAAAACAACGAACCGCTCGAACTGTTGACCGAAATGCGTCAAATTGTGACGGTATTTTTAAACATCGTACTGAAACCGCGCGATGTGACCGCTCTGATCAAAGAAATTAATTCCATTTTCACTACCGTTTGCAA GATCGTCGAAGGATACGAAGGCATCGTAAATAAACTGTCCCTCTTCGACAAGGATGTTatgtttttgattatttttggaTTGCGCGGCCTAAAGCATGAAATGGACAGTCAGCTTGCGTTGCACTGTGCCTGCGAGATACAGGACACGTACGCGAAGAATCCATCGATCATTTCGGCCTCGATCGGTATTACCACCGGCATAGCGTACTGTGGTATCGTTGGGCATACGGTACGGCGCGAATATTCGGCAATTGGGGTGCACGTTAACAAAGCGGCCCGCTTGATGATGGCCTACCCGCATAAGGTAACCTGCGATAAGAGCACGTTCATGATGAGCAAACTGGACCCGGCTCACTTTACGCTGCAAGATGCAATTCAGCTGAAGGGATTGCACAACGTCGGACCGATTTATGAGTTTCGGGAATTTATAGC GGAACGCGAACTGCTTAAGCCGATGGTGTACAACTACCCGCTAGTCGATCGAGACCAGTTCATCGAAATCTTCCAGGAAATGATCGACGATGGTATGGTGATTGCCCAACAGTGCACTAGAAGCGATTTTCCAAACGATCAGTGGATTCAAAATTGTCTGTTAATACGGGGCGAAGCGCAGATGGGTAAAACGCGTCTGGTGAATGAATTTTTCTACATTGCGCTacgaaacaaacacataaGCTCGCTATGCTTCTCGCTTAGCTTAAAGGATTCAAAA AAACCATACTCCGCGGCCAGCCTTTGCATTTCACGCCCTCTTGGATTCACCGAAACGATAACGACCGTTACGAGGCAAAACCGCATGAAGCTATACCTGCGGGAGCATAAAATGGAGCAACATTTATCGCTGCTGAACGAGGTACTTGGCACCAACTTTATCGTAACGGAAGCGACCGCCAGTTTAAACCAAACGGAAAAGGATTCCGCTAGAAAAGAGCTGTTCCGGTTTCTCTGTCAAAAG ACTTTCCAAAACCTTTGGGTGCTGATAATCGACGACGCAGAATTTATAGACGACGAATCGTTCGATCTATTTGACGCCATCTGGGAAATGCCACAGATCATTACGGTTCTAACGGTCGGCTACCAGAAACGGTTGAGCCCGGCACGCATTCGCGTTCTCGACAGTCCCAATGTGTGCCAAGTGAAGCTGCCGCCGATAGAGACGCTGCTGCACAAAGCGGTCGCTTGCCAATTTCTGAACGTTAATGCTATTCCACTGGACCTAGAACG GCTATTGCACACCATCAGCAACGGGAATCCAGGCTGGATCAACACGTTTCTGCTATGCTTGCGTCAGAGCGGTATCCTGCGCGTGAAGCGCATGGGTTACTGTGAGGCCCAAACCGAAGGGTACGTGTTTTGCGATTCGTCGTTCCTGCAGCGGGACAGCATCAAGTCTAGCTCGACAATCCGGCCGAGCCTATCCGACTGGCGGCTGTTCGAATCGTCGTTCGACGTTGGCGATCCGCTGCTCTATCCGGGCGATCAGACACCGTCACTGTTCAACAAGATCGTAGACGTTGCGTACCTGACAGACGCGGTCGACACGAAGGATTACTACACCTCCCGCAACCTGGAAGCGTTCCATCTGATGCTGTACGATTCGCTGTCCGCCTTCGAGCAGCTCGTATGCAAATGTGCCGCCTTTTTGGGGCAAAAGTTTCTGCGCGCCTCGCTCATGTATACGATGGCTACCGAGAGTGAGTGGGATGTGGCAATCG CAATGAAGAAACTGTTTGACCTTCAAATCCTGTCGTGCGCAATCGGTGACTTTAGCGAAGGTTTCCGGTTAGCGCAGCGGAACGTGAACAGCAGCTGGCTGGGACGCGGTGAATGCGCCTGCATCGCTCTCGAGATAGATC GTGCCTGCAAAGATCTGCCGAAGTACGCGGTTTGCGGATACTCTAAATTCAATTCCAGTGAGTTCCACAGCACGGTGTATAATTTGGTAACGGTGGAGCAGAAGAAGCAGTACCACAGCAATGCGCTGGAGTTtattgaaagtgaaacaaaaaa ATGTAATTCCTGTGGAGCTGTGCCGTTTAAGAACCTGATGAGCTGTGAGGAAACGTACGAAGTACAGGTTGGCTGTCAGAGGTCAGAAGAACTGGATGGCAATGAAATGTTACTTCAATACAGCACGAGT AGATTTTCGTTGTACTCTTCTCAGC AATCATTCATATTCGGCTGCTTTAAACGGCGCCGTAGCTCATCGCGCCGCGCACCGGTCCTCAGCTACAAAGCGTACAGCTTTGTCTcctgcaactgcaacatgaTCCTTTACGGGATGTTTAGCGAGATAGTGCTGCACAGTAAAGGGGCCGGCATGTTGGAGAAATGTGTTGAGGCTAGCATCGAGTGGGCACGGATCTGCATCAAACTGTCCAACATTCCGAAAGCGATCTCCATTCTTGAGGATGCAGCAAAAATGATGACT caaaTTGATAAGGCCGAAAACATTGCGCTCGTCACCTACCTGAAGGGCCGTCTTTACACGCTGGAAGCGAAAGGAAGGTACGGTTTGGAGCAGTTTGAGCGTTCCCTGGAGCTGTACTACCGTGCTTCTCGAACGCTTGGGATGAATTTTCCACGCCACCG GTCGTTGGTGCGGCTGAAGAGCAGATTTTATTTGGGGAAGGTGAAGAAATATCTTGATCCCAATGGGCAAGAAAAAACGCCCTCTACCAAGAGCCTTTTCTATAGTTTGATCGTATCACAGATCGCTAGTTGCTTCAACGGTATGCACAAACTGTTTGTGAAGCTGCGTGACTGGGATCGAGCCACGCTTGCTGCTATCTGGAGTCTTAAGCATGCGCTACGCTACCGGAAGAGTAGCACCGTGTTGGTGAAGTCATTTGCCAACTTTTTCCATACAG CCTATCACGTTGGATTCTCCGAAAGCACAGCCTGGATGCAGGAACGATCGCTGGAAATAGTGGCGGAGAACGTGCGCCGAATCGATGCAGACTATCTGGATGCGATTGTTCGTTACTATACGGCTCTCTTTCTATGCCA GACCGTACGCTCGAAGAAAGTCCTCTCGATTGAGCTCGGGAAGGTTGTGCTGCAAATAAACGATAGGTTGCAGTACCAATCGTGCGAATGGGACATCATTCCCATACTCTGTGAGGTGCTGCTGTCGAACCGCCGAATCGCCGAAACAGTGCAAACGCTTTGGACGCTCCAGAAGCTGATCATCCATCAGCAGTACCGCACCGGACACATCTGGTACTATGCGATCTGTCTCGATGTGCTGCTCGATACGAGCTGCTGCATAGAGTCGTACCGGAGGTGTGAGAATTTCTACTTCAAGAACCGCGAATCCTTTCTGGCCCAACGGAACAGCTTTGCCAGTGCGCGACTCTTTGCAAATCTGTGGCTGTGGTGCGTCCGGTACGGTGCCTGGGTAGCGGCCGACAAttggttggtgctgctgcgggAAAATTTTGTACTGAGCATGCACGACTCTACGATCAACATTAACACGGCGATCCGCATTGTGGAGGGTATGGTGCTGACTCTGATCTACCACATCGAGGCGCGTAATACGGCCCAGATTCGGCGGGTGCGGGCCGGCATCGAGACGCTGCTGGCGAGCATCGAGCAGGCGCTATCCATCAACCGGAATCACGTGGCGCGGTTCGAGCTGATGCGCATCTACTACCGCCAAGTGGTGGAtccggccggtggtggtaacGTCCGCCGGCAGCTGGCGGCGGCCGCCAAACGCGCCCAGAGTCGGAACGATCATCTCTGCCACGATCATATCCAGCACACGGCcaag TTTTGGAATCGGGAGCTGCCGCCGGCGTTGGAAACCTTCTGGCTGGATCACGCTGCCGGAAGTGATCGTATGGATGGGACGAGCCGCAGCCAGAGCTTCGCGGCCGGCTCACTGTTCGACATCAGCAGCGAGCAGCTGTACGACTTTACCAGCTGTATTTTGCATCACGAACAGATCTACCCGTATTCATTGCCACTGTCAAGAGCTCGTTGA